The Helianthus annuus cultivar XRQ/B chromosome 11, HanXRQr2.0-SUNRISE, whole genome shotgun sequence region CCCTtaatataaaacaaaataaattaaggTGGGGTCCacattttatatttaaaataaagaTATTGTTGGTCAAAGTCAACATCCCTGCAACAAACCACCGCCGTCACCACAGCTGCAAcaaaccaccatcatcaccacccaCAAACTTGCCGTCGCCCACAAACCACCATCATCCATAAACCACTGCCACCTGCAACCACGGTACACAACACCATCACCCCTGTATCTACCAACAACTCCTAAAAATCCCAAAAACTAAAGAAAACAGAGCATGAATATTTTTCTATTGGTTTTTCAATTGGAGAACAACAAAATGTCGACACAAAGTAACTTTAAATAGTTTGATTTTAGGAAGATAAACAGTTTTctatattaatttattatatgcAACCAAAAATTGAACATAGTAGATTAAATTTGCGATCTGTTAATCtgatgaaataaaaataaaaatagctCTGAAAAATGTTGACATCTCAGAAACTCAAGTGTTCACATCAGCAAGTGTTAGAACTACAGTCTAGAAGCAATcatcaaacaataaaaaaaaaaaattataacaaaCACAAAACTAAGTAACAACAATCGAACCCTTAAATTTGATTTTTTGGCATCAGAGTATGTTGTCGATAAAGATGAGTCAACCGAGGAGCAACAAGAGCAGATTCAAAGCTAGATGAGATGGGCAGACAAGTTATGGTGGTAACGTGGCGCAGGTTTTACATCCAGTGAAACAGTTGATCGGAGAAGCTATGGTGATGATGTGGGACAGCTGATCGGAGAAGCAGTTGTGGTGGTTCTTAGTGGAGATGGTGAACGGTGGGGTGGGTTGATGATTTGGGTAACATATAGATGGTGAGGGTGAGAgtgagggtgggggtgggggtgggttgAGGTGATGAGTGTGGTTGGGGGTGGATTACTAAtttaaatgttattttttaatAGTAAGGGTATTTAGGTAATTTCATACCCACTTAATTGAAAAAGACTAACCTTCATCCGTATCAGAGACTATTCGCGAACGAAAttgaaaaagttggggactatagttgtaattttagaaagttagggactaaagatgaaaaaaGACCAAACTACATGGACTATcctgacatttaactctaaataaTATTGCCAGTTTAAAATTGAAAACAATTAAATCCGTTTAAAACAATGATGTGTCTCCTTCCCGCGTTTTATCTTACCATATATCCCAAATATAAAAAAGACAAAACGAGAATAAATAATATCACCAGTTTAAAATTGAAAACAGTTAAGTCCGTTAAAAACAATGATGCATCTCCTTCCCGCGTTTTATCTTACCGTATATCCCAAGTTTGCCATTATGCTTGATTATAAAAATCTCCATCAACAAAATAGCGACAAAAGTATCACTATTAAAATCTCCACCAGCATCAAACTTGCAACAGATTGTAGCTCAACTGCCCACCCAGTCATGAAATTTATGCGGACTTGTTTGCCACAAATTTGTCGTTACCTTTCTTAAGTTGTGATGACCTGATTACGTCAGCTATTGCTATTGAATGATCGTTATACATACGTTATTTTCAAAAGTGTCACTAAGACGTCATATTGATGCCTCTACCTACATCTTTACAAaagatatatgttttttttttattattaaagtgTTGAAACACCTGTATATGTTAAAGATTTTTTTTACTAAGTTACACTTTTGTTGTAATAGTATGACACATATTCAAGCTCAAGCTTAAGCTAAGCGAGCTTGAATTGTATGTCAtgaatctatacatataataaagtaaactaatgtgtgacacgtgtcattcattggatgcacttatttttgggttttcccgcctttctttcatatttattttctaataatttatcttctaatttgtagataatattaaatagaaaaacgtttatctgataattataacccttttattgaaatttgaaaagggtttcacgcttttttggattttattaaaattcatgactacattatataattataagtttgaatatatatgtcaaaattaaaaattattcttcaaaaattcagtaacatccatactctatatatacatttagaaaaatgttaataattgcaaataatactaaatagaaaaatgttaattgaatacaaaaaaaatataggaTATCATCAAATGTATATCGATTACTTAAATGAGTATACACATGCATGAGCGGTGATaagggtgtgcggggaggaccaccgcacagggtctgtgatttcgaggggcatgtgttttttataaaaaaaaacccgatatctatgttaatttttttaaaatagcataccaaacatgctcttagtgagcccaatacccattgGCATTAgctttagggcatgtttggctaagctttctGAAAAAATTTATTGACTTAttggatttttgaaaagtcataatctacaaaatgatgtttgacaatatgggtgtatgtgagaggaaaaaaccaataagtcaataagacACTCCATACTGACTTTTCCAAAACCCCAGTAAGtctataagttgtttcaaaaaacataaccaaacatgctcttactgagcccaatacccattttattttaaaattaaataataatattaaaacattATGAAAGAACATATTTTTTCGAGCTCAAACAGGGTACATGAATCCTTATAGACGACTCTGTACACATGTATGAGATTTTtttactactattattattagttttattatttatcaaatatatataaatgtcTCCGTTTTTgatttgcatttacaagaaatatttattatatagtttaaattgttcaacccgtgtaacacacggggaactaacctagtggTTTTATAAGATAAACTTGTAATTGATTTGATAGTCATcggaatttttttattaatacaTATTCGATCTTTGCTCGATGATGGTTGTGTAAGAGATAATAATTCAAACtcaaatttttataaatgttCTTGAATCTTGACTCATTTTTTATTCAAACTAAAGTTATTAAATTTCTTGATCAAACTCGAAacaagttaaaaagaaaaatcaaaatcaaaatcagaaGTAAACTCATTTGGAAATTGAAATGATATCAATATGTTACATTGTTACAATTGGTTAATGGTTATAAAATCGAAGAATGATTCCCTCTAGCCATTAGCCCATTAACATTTTGTACGATTccgtttatttatttatatgttaaGGTAGTCTAAAGCCGAAAAAAACATGCATATATTACAACATAAAAAGTTTGTTTATAATAAGATTAGATTTAATTACACAAAAGTTATCttatgtaaaaataaaataaaataaaagcatGACACATCAATATATTGAGACGTGTTTTACATTGACCAAAATCCATAAAAATGAATATTGGTACCAATGTTGTATGATCGGAATGGGTTAGTATGGTAGCGGTACTCAGTTAGCTTATGATAccaaaaaatactttattttaaatgcaagttcgtttaaaaaaaaaaactttatatcgAAATGTTATTGATTATATCAATACATTAATAGTGCAAAAAATAACATAAAATATCGAGACAGACTAGTATCAAATAATTGAATTAGATGATTGATTGTTAGAAATTCTTGAAGTTCTTGAATTTTCTGAAGTTCTTTGGTTTCGCTCGGTTTTATAGTTTTTTATGTGTTGTATGACTAAAAGTTATTTAACaaacatttaaataaaacctTTTCTATCAAACTATGCAATttcaaacaaaaaataaaatccATAGCATAATGTTTTAATATAAATTGAACTTACAGCCACAATTTTTAAAAATGAATTTCACCACAAAGACGGCAAGTTCATTCCGTGTGCCGCTCAAATCTGGACAATCAATCTCCCCTATATAAGTCGTAAGTATTATGTTTTATATATTGAAGCTAACTCTCTTTTGTGTTATTGAAAGACGATGACAAGCTCTACACTGAGGTTTATTTTTACAATCACTGATTTATTTTCTATTATATAGTTCAACCTTTTATTATAAATGAGTTATTATGATAGCATATGAATAtgaatgtaaataaataaagtgacATTGTCTAGAAcaatttactgagtatgatgatgataatgatatctCTGGGTAGCCACAGTCGTTTTCCTTTATATTTTGCATAATGTATTAAAATACACtcattttaattttttcaaaaatgcgTTTGTTTGTAGACTTGAAGGAAAGGTAGCATTGATAACTGGAGCTGCAAGTGGAATTGGAGAGTGTACCGCAAAACTCTTTGCTCAACATGGAGCAAAAATTGTAGTTGCCGACATCCAAGATGAACTTGGTCATGCGGTTTGTGAGACCATAGGTTCAACAAGCTCGATATATGTCCATTGCAATGTAACCAATGAAGACGATGTCAAAAACGCTGTAGATATCGCAGTTGCCACTTATGGGAAGCTTGATATCATGTTTTGTAACGCGGGGATAATGGATCCAAAAAAAGCACGCATAATTGATAATGAAAAATCTGATTTTGAACGTGTATTTAGTATCAATGTCACAGGTGTTTTTCTAAGCATGAAACATGCTGCACGAGTTATGGTCCCTGCAAGAGCGGGGTCAATACTATCTATGGCTAGTATGACTTCAAATATTGGTGGTGGAGCCTCACATGCTTATTGTGGTGCAAAGCATGCTGTAGCGGGCTTGACGAAGAATGTAGCAGTAGAACTTGGACAATTTGGTATTCGAGTCAATTGTTTGTCACCATATGCAATGGTCACAACGTTAACCACAAGTTATACTGGACGTGAGCCAGAAGATCTAGAAAGTGCGTTGAACCACCTTGGCAACCTGAAGGGAGTGACACTTA contains the following coding sequences:
- the LOC110886357 gene encoding secoisolariciresinol dehydrogenase, translating into MTSSTLRLEGKVALITGAASGIGECTAKLFAQHGAKIVVADIQDELGHAVCETIGSTSSIYVHCNVTNEDDVKNAVDIAVATYGKLDIMFCNAGIMDPKKARIIDNEKSDFERVFSINVTGVFLSMKHAARVMVPARAGSILSMASMTSNIGGGASHAYCGAKHAVAGLTKNVAVELGQFGIRVNCLSPYAMVTTLTTSYTGREPEDLESALNHLGNLKGVTLKADDVAKAALFLASDDAKYISGHNLFIDGGFSIVNPSFNMFKYPEDL